From Streptomyces sp. TLI_235, a single genomic window includes:
- a CDS encoding GntR family transcriptional regulator gives MSLTDKAIARIRRRIRDGELLPGAELPPEQQLAAELGLSRNPMREAVKALVVARVLEIRRGDGTYVTSLAPGLLLVGLGGAVDLLQGDTVLELTEVRRLFEPVATALAATRITDADLAEVERHLEAMRAAQDDVELLNRHDAAFHRAVGRATGNETLATLLEHISGRTLRARVWRGLVDADAAGRAVAEHRAILNALAARDPNLAQAAALMHVSTTARLRLRTDRRRLLDQGPRRLPGARRWGLHSADLRAPHAQE, from the coding sequence GTGTCACTGACCGACAAGGCCATCGCCCGGATCCGCCGGCGGATCCGGGACGGCGAGCTGCTCCCCGGGGCCGAACTGCCCCCGGAGCAGCAGCTCGCGGCCGAACTCGGGCTCTCGCGGAACCCGATGCGGGAGGCGGTCAAGGCACTCGTCGTCGCCCGGGTCCTGGAGATCCGACGGGGCGACGGCACCTACGTCACCAGCCTGGCGCCCGGCCTGCTGCTGGTGGGCCTGGGCGGCGCGGTCGACCTGCTCCAGGGCGACACGGTCCTCGAACTCACCGAGGTGCGCAGGCTCTTCGAGCCGGTCGCGACCGCGCTGGCCGCGACCCGGATCACCGACGCGGACCTCGCCGAGGTGGAACGGCACCTGGAGGCGATGCGCGCGGCACAGGACGACGTCGAGCTGCTGAACCGGCACGACGCGGCCTTCCACCGGGCGGTCGGCCGCGCCACCGGCAACGAGACCCTGGCCACCCTGCTGGAACACATCTCCGGACGCACCTTGCGGGCCCGCGTCTGGCGCGGCCTGGTCGACGCCGACGCGGCCGGGCGTGCCGTCGCCGAGCACCGGGCGATCCTCAACGCGCTGGCCGCCCGCGACCCGAACCTCGCCCAGGCCGCCGCCCTGATGCACGTCAGCACCACGGCACGCCTTCGTCTCCGCACTGATCGACGGCGGCTGCTCGATCAAGGACCTCGCCGCCTGCCTGGGGCACGCCGATGGGGCCTTCACTC
- a CDS encoding ABC transporter family protein, whose amino-acid sequence MDTRLGRSLGGVDLSEGQWQKTALARATMRREPLLFVLDEPTASLDAPSEQEIFQRQLARARDVAARTGAITVIVSHRFSTVTGADLILVLDRGRLAEIGSHQELLELQGRYAELYGIQATAYTTG is encoded by the coding sequence ATGGACACTCGGCTCGGCCGCTCGCTGGGCGGCGTCGACCTGTCCGAGGGGCAGTGGCAGAAGACCGCGCTCGCCCGCGCCACCATGCGCCGCGAACCGCTGCTGTTCGTCCTCGACGAACCCACGGCCTCGCTCGACGCCCCGAGCGAACAGGAGATCTTCCAACGCCAGCTGGCCCGGGCGCGCGACGTCGCCGCCCGGACCGGCGCTATCACCGTGATCGTCTCGCACCGCTTCTCCACCGTCACCGGCGCCGACCTGATCCTGGTGCTCGACCGGGGACGGCTGGCCGAAATCGGCTCCCATCAGGAGCTGCTGGAACTCCAGGGACGCTACGCCGAGCTCTACGGTATCCAGGCGACCGCGTACACCACCGGCTGA
- a CDS encoding ABC transporter family protein yields MWWAVPVLLLPGAANQYLRNRQAHLFTAMWRKGVDHALHSDVWQEALTEVGPSMEVRVFGFGEWMVERIQNHLRAMFDPIWAVFHRMLFNEWSQFLLVGVPLGIVYLAVAEDAARGRASTAVLTAVLTASWALVQSLGYSDDVRNIRAATESLLAYERLREILTPQAGTVDALPAPRVERRDGPPSVVFEDVSFTYPGTERTVLHGLDLEIRPGELLAVVGLNGAGKSTVIKLLSGLYRPTGGRITADGRDLADLGAAAWREHVSVVFQDFVKYRLSAADNVALGHATVPVDHAALDAAAKDSGFDAVLERLPDGWQTPLAHRRRRPLRRPVAAGGPRPRAVRRAHRRRTARAGRADRAPGRADRVRGVQPARRTPRQGERGADLAPAVHRPAGGPDRAPRRRPDHRIRHPRRTDGPRRQVRRALRHPGRAVPARLRRPRGRKRTPVTVDRPEYRPSARDYLRLARELLTLSYRRAPGLTVAALATQALTVATVAATALTLRAAINGAIDGAAGTAVTGALGAAVAYAVTGVLADLSGNVMALLVDKVSVLDLNEFISRDLALLDGLEHVERTDFLDRVTIVRGAPWGIINGLWSAVSAFFGVVQLGVSLLLGTVSPWLLLLLLFAAAPIWFDRQGQRRISRAETETAEAFRLQKHLFDTATEAGPAKEIRVAGAGAELARRQAAAWDEVALGRFRAQLVSAAWRVSGWTLFTAGFVAGLAVVIQRTARGDGSPGDVVLAITVASTLRGSVQAAVGRTTDTVAAQRLVEPFLWLRGYAADRRADSSEGIAPPDRLTAGITFEQVGYRYPGTDRYALEDVSFSIPAGTVVAVVGEYGSGKTTLVKLLNRFYRPDHRRRHRPRPLRQRRLARPDQRRLPGLRPLPHRLR; encoded by the coding sequence GTGTGGTGGGCGGTGCCGGTCCTGCTGCTGCCGGGAGCGGCCAACCAGTACCTGCGCAACCGGCAGGCGCACCTCTTCACCGCCATGTGGCGCAAGGGCGTCGACCACGCCCTGCACTCCGACGTCTGGCAGGAGGCCCTGACGGAGGTCGGCCCGAGCATGGAGGTACGGGTCTTCGGCTTCGGCGAGTGGATGGTCGAACGGATCCAGAACCACCTGCGGGCGATGTTCGACCCGATATGGGCGGTGTTCCACAGGATGCTGTTCAACGAGTGGAGCCAGTTCCTGCTGGTCGGCGTCCCGCTGGGCATCGTGTACCTGGCGGTGGCCGAGGACGCGGCCCGCGGCCGCGCCTCCACGGCCGTCCTCACCGCGGTGCTGACCGCCTCCTGGGCGCTGGTGCAGTCGCTCGGCTACAGCGACGACGTCCGCAACATCCGCGCCGCCACCGAGAGCCTGCTCGCCTACGAGCGGCTCCGCGAGATCCTGACCCCGCAGGCCGGTACGGTCGACGCCCTCCCGGCCCCCCGCGTGGAGCGGCGCGACGGGCCGCCATCGGTGGTCTTCGAGGACGTGTCCTTCACCTATCCCGGCACCGAGCGCACCGTGCTGCACGGGCTGGACCTGGAGATCCGGCCCGGTGAACTGCTCGCCGTGGTCGGCCTGAACGGCGCCGGCAAGTCCACCGTGATCAAGCTCCTGTCCGGCCTGTACCGGCCCACCGGCGGCCGGATCACCGCCGACGGACGCGACCTCGCCGACCTCGGTGCCGCCGCCTGGCGCGAGCACGTGTCGGTGGTGTTCCAGGACTTCGTCAAGTACCGGCTCTCGGCGGCCGACAACGTCGCGCTCGGCCACGCCACCGTTCCGGTCGACCACGCCGCGCTGGACGCCGCCGCCAAGGACTCCGGCTTCGACGCGGTGCTGGAACGGCTGCCGGACGGCTGGCAGACCCCGCTCGCGCACCGGCGGCGTCGACCTCTCCGGCGGCCAGTGGCAGCAGGCGGTCCTCGCCCGCGCGCTGTACGCCGTGCACACCGGCGCCGGACTGCTCGTGCTGGACGAGCCGACCGCGCACCTGGACGTGCGGACCGAGTTCGAGGTGTTCAACCGGCTCGCCGAACACCGCGGCAGGGCGAGCGTGGTGCTGATCTCGCACCGGCTGTCCACCGTCCGGCAGGCGGACCGGATCGTGCTCCTCGACGGCGGCCGGATCACCGAATCCGGCACCCACGACGAACTGATGGCCCTCGACGGCAGGTACGCCGAGCTCTTCGCCATCCAGGCCGAGCGGTTCCAGCTCGGCTACGACGACCGCGCGGACGAAAGCGAACTCCAGTGACCGTGGACCGGCCCGAGTACCGGCCGAGCGCTCGCGACTACCTGCGGCTGGCCCGTGAACTGCTCACCCTGTCCTACCGGCGCGCGCCGGGGCTGACCGTCGCCGCCCTGGCCACCCAGGCGCTGACCGTGGCAACCGTCGCGGCGACCGCGCTCACCCTGCGCGCCGCGATCAACGGCGCGATCGACGGAGCCGCCGGCACTGCGGTCACGGGGGCGCTCGGCGCCGCCGTCGCGTACGCCGTCACCGGCGTCCTCGCAGACCTGAGCGGCAACGTCATGGCTCTGCTCGTCGACAAGGTCAGCGTGCTCGACCTGAACGAGTTCATCAGCCGCGACCTCGCGTTGCTGGACGGCCTGGAGCACGTCGAGCGCACCGACTTCCTCGACCGGGTGACCATCGTCCGCGGCGCCCCCTGGGGCATCATCAACGGCCTCTGGTCGGCGGTCTCCGCCTTCTTCGGCGTGGTCCAGCTCGGCGTCTCGCTGCTGCTGGGCACGGTCAGCCCGTGGCTGCTGCTCCTGCTGCTGTTCGCGGCCGCCCCAATCTGGTTCGACCGGCAGGGCCAGCGGCGGATCAGCCGGGCCGAGACGGAGACGGCCGAGGCGTTCCGACTCCAGAAGCATCTGTTCGACACCGCCACGGAGGCCGGGCCCGCCAAGGAGATCCGGGTCGCGGGCGCCGGCGCCGAACTGGCCCGCCGCCAGGCCGCCGCCTGGGACGAGGTCGCCCTGGGCCGGTTCCGGGCCCAACTCGTCTCCGCCGCATGGCGGGTGAGCGGCTGGACGCTCTTCACCGCCGGGTTCGTCGCCGGGCTCGCCGTGGTCATCCAGCGCACCGCCCGGGGCGACGGCTCGCCCGGCGACGTGGTGCTCGCCATCACCGTCGCCTCCACGCTGCGCGGCTCAGTCCAGGCCGCCGTCGGCCGGACCACCGACACCGTCGCCGCCCAGCGCCTGGTCGAGCCCTTCCTGTGGCTGCGCGGCTACGCCGCCGACCGGCGCGCCGACAGCTCGGAGGGCATCGCCCCGCCGGACCGGCTGACCGCCGGCATCACCTTCGAGCAGGTCGGTTACCGCTACCCCGGCACCGACCGGTACGCGCTGGAGGACGTCAGCTTCAGCATCCCGGCCGGGACAGTGGTCGCCGTGGTCGGCGAGTACGGCTCCGGCAAGACCACCCTGGTCAAGCTGCTCAACCGGTTCTACCGGCCGGATCACCGTCGACGGCACCGACCTCGCCCGCTACGACAGCGCCGGCTGGCACGCCCGGACCAGCGCCGCCTTCCAGGACTTCGGCCGCTACCGCACCGTCTTCGCTGA
- a CDS encoding poly(hydroxyalkanoate) depolymerase family esterase, which produces MFRSRSLRSRLLGVAAAVGLALGLTLQAAPQAGAASLTQITNFGTNPTGLAMHLYVPNNVKANPPILLALHGCQGSGPYLYSSQDFASLADRYGFLVIYPSTNPSGSCWDVSSDQALTRNGGSDPVGLMSMITYTEQHYGGNANAVYVTGQSSGGMMTNVMLADYPDVFKAGAAFMGVPYHCFYTGSVRGWNSACAQGQVSMTPQQWGSLVRNTGYPGYTGPRPRVQLWHGTADTILNHNNLGEEVKQWTDVLGVSQTPSATDTPVTNWTRTRYNNGAGTTQVEAYSIAGTGHELPVKGSTMAATAIHFMGLDAGSSGGGTTGALHAVDAGKCLTDASTALGTQQQIFACNGGANQTWTRTSSNQLTVTVGGSTLCLDANAHGTTNGTKAIVWSCNGQANQQWQLNSNGTITGVQSGLCLDVAGLATADGTPVQLWTCSGGRNQQWTLG; this is translated from the coding sequence ATGTTCCGATCCCGCTCCCTGCGGTCCCGCCTCCTGGGCGTGGCCGCCGCCGTCGGCCTCGCGCTCGGCCTGACTCTGCAGGCCGCTCCCCAGGCCGGCGCCGCCTCGCTGACCCAGATCACGAACTTCGGCACCAACCCGACCGGCCTGGCCATGCACCTGTACGTGCCGAACAATGTCAAGGCCAACCCCCCGATCCTGCTGGCCCTGCACGGGTGCCAGGGTTCGGGGCCGTACCTGTACTCGAGTCAGGACTTCGCGTCGCTGGCCGACCGGTACGGGTTCCTCGTCATCTACCCCTCGACGAACCCCAGCGGAAGCTGTTGGGACGTCTCCTCCGACCAGGCGTTGACCCGCAACGGCGGCAGTGACCCGGTCGGGCTCATGTCGATGATCACCTACACGGAGCAGCACTACGGCGGCAACGCCAACGCCGTGTACGTGACCGGCCAGTCGTCCGGCGGGATGATGACGAACGTGATGCTCGCCGACTACCCCGACGTGTTCAAGGCGGGCGCGGCGTTCATGGGAGTGCCCTACCACTGCTTCTACACCGGCTCCGTGCGCGGCTGGAACTCGGCCTGCGCCCAGGGCCAGGTCTCGATGACCCCGCAGCAGTGGGGCAGCCTGGTGCGCAACACGGGGTATCCCGGCTACACCGGTCCGCGTCCGCGGGTGCAGCTGTGGCACGGAACCGCCGACACCATCCTGAACCACAACAACCTCGGTGAAGAAGTCAAGCAGTGGACCGATGTCCTCGGCGTTAGCCAGACCCCGTCGGCCACCGACACCCCGGTGACCAACTGGACCCGTACCCGGTACAACAACGGCGCCGGCACCACCCAGGTCGAGGCGTACAGCATCGCCGGGACCGGGCACGAACTGCCGGTCAAGGGCTCCACGATGGCCGCCACCGCGATCCACTTCATGGGCCTGGACGCGGGGTCCTCCGGCGGCGGTACGACCGGCGCGCTGCATGCCGTGGACGCGGGCAAGTGCCTGACCGATGCCAGCACGGCGCTGGGTACGCAGCAGCAGATCTTCGCCTGCAACGGCGGCGCGAACCAGACCTGGACCCGGACGTCGTCGAACCAGCTGACCGTGACCGTGGGCGGCAGCACGCTGTGCCTGGACGCCAACGCGCACGGCACCACCAACGGCACCAAGGCGATCGTCTGGTCCTGCAACGGCCAGGCCAACCAGCAGTGGCAGCTGAACTCGAACGGCACCATCACCGGGGTGCAGTCGGGGCTCTGCCTGGACGTGGCCGGTCTGGCCACCGCCGACGGTACGCCCGTCCAGCTGTGGACCTGCAGCGGCGGCAGGAACCAGCAGTGGACCCTGGGCTGA